From one Astatotilapia calliptera chromosome 10, fAstCal1.2, whole genome shotgun sequence genomic stretch:
- the rab6a gene encoding ras-related protein Rab-6A isoform X3 — MSSAGDFGNPLRKFKLVFLGEQSVGKTSLITRFMYDSFDNTYQATIGIDFLSKTMYLEDRTIRLQLWDTAGQERFRSLIPSYIRDSAAAVVVYDITNVNSFQQTTKWIDDVRTERGSDVIIMLVGNKTDLADKRQVSIEEGERKAKELNVMFIETSAKAGYNVKQTDNHRGGRTESERDECSVY, encoded by the exons ATGTCTTCGGCCGGAGACTTCGGAAACCCTTTAAGAAAATTTAAACTGGTCTTTCTTGGTGAACAGAGCG tggGAAAGACTTCATTGATCACCAGGTTCATGTACGACAGCTTCGACAACACCTACCAA gccaCAATAGGAATTGATTTCCTCTCGAAAACTATGTATCTTGAAGACAGAACA ATTAGGTTGCAGCTGTGGGACACAGCGGGGCAAGAGCGATTTCGTAGCCTCATCCCAAGTTACATCAGAGACTCTGCAGCTGCAGTCGTAGTTTACGACATTACAA ATGTCAACTCTTTCCAGCAAACCACAAAATGGATTGATGACGTGAgaacagaaagaggaagtgacgtCATCATTATGTTGGTGGGAAACAAGACAGACCTTGCAGATAAAAG GCAAGTATCTATTGAAGAGGGTGAGCGGAAAGCCAAAGAACTAAATGTAATGTTTATTGAGACTAGTGCGAAAGCGGGCTACAACGTAAAGCag ACAGATAACCACAGAGGAGGGAGAACAGAGAGCGAAAGAGATGAATGTTCTGTTTATTGA